In Monodelphis domestica isolate mMonDom1 chromosome 1, mMonDom1.pri, whole genome shotgun sequence, the sequence ACTTAGAAACTTGTCAggacctctgactctaaatctagtggTCTTTTATTTGTACCAAGATCATCAAATGTTCTTTGGTCCTAACTGGTTTCCCTCTCTGATTTCCCAGCCCTGGCCCAGTGTGTCAAATTTGGCAAAGGATTTCATTGATCGTCTGCTAACTGTGGATCCCGGTGCCAGGATGACAGCTCTCCAAGCCTTGAAGCACCCATGGGTGGTGAGCATGGCTGCCTCTTCTTCCATGAAGAACCTTCACCGTTCAATTTCCCAGAATCTTCTTAAGAGGGCATCTTCTCGATGCCAAAGCACCAAGTCAGCCCAGTCTACACGCTCCAGTCGCTCTACCAAATCCAATAAGTCTCGGCGTGTTCGTGAGCGGGAACTGCGGGAACTTAACCTGCGCTACCAGCAGCAGTATAATGGCTGAGCCATCAGCTTTCCTTGCACACCTTAGGTCTTCTCAGACACACCTTTTCTCATCCACTTCCCTTCAACTGAAGTGTTCCCAGGGATAGGCCTGGGGAAGTGGCAGTGGGACCCAATATCTAGGGAGCTAGAGCAGATACCACAATCACTCAAGCTTCTCTTCTTATTTTGGGAAGGACCTGGGTCTGATGATACCCATTGCACAAAAGACTCCTATCCCCTTGCCAGATGTCCACTGTCTTAAGTGCCTTGTGCCACCTCATAGGCTAGTTAGTACCCCTGGAAGGAGAAAAGCCTGGTGGGGCTGGGGTGCccagtattatttattaatgccAGATTCTAAGGACTGAGCTTGTCTGCCTACACCCATACGGTATATATAGGTGGCATGTTTTTGTGAATCAAGAGCCCTTCTCAGATGACGAAGGATGATACTTCTGTTGTGTGCCCACCTTTCCTGGGAGGTTGGAATACTGAGTGGCTGTGACTCAGCTACCTAAGAGCTTCCTGCTGTGTCAGAACTACCAAGGGTTGTTTGATTGTTTGATTGGGGTTGATTGTTGATGGGGGTGGGTGGCCACGTACTAGGAGATCTGGACTAGTAGTAGACTAAGGATTTTAGCTCTGAGCACTTTCTTGTGGTGGGGTAAGTTTTTGAAACATAATTCCttagtgcatttaaaaaaaaaaaggaaaatcttttttAAGGGAATCCCTTGTCCCCTCCTTCTTTAATTCCAGTCCTCTCTGCCTCATCTCCTTGAAGTTCACAGCCTAGAGATGGTCATTGTGGATGTGATGTTATATAGACCAGGCTGCTCACTTGGAGTAAGGAATGCCTCTCTTTGCAGCCTGCATTATTTGATGGTAAATTCCCCAAATCCTCCTcaggagaggttttttttttttttaaccaaagccCCAAGCCTTTCTTTTCCACTCACTTGGAGCTAGTACGTGAGAGCCCCCTGATGTCAAATAAGTTGCCCTTGGCTGTTTTGCTTGTTTGAAGGCTTAACAGGGAAATTTGGTAGGATATTCATCCAgatccctttctttcccttccttttttttctccctccttttctgggGAGTACCCATCTGGTTTAAAGGAAACCCTGAAATCAGAGATGACACCTATAGCATTTACTTGGCACTAGAGTACCCTTTCTGATCAGGACCCCTTGTGTTACCAACAGGAAATGGAATACCTTTGTGGTAGACTCACCTGGACTGGAGTAGGTGATCAGTAGTGACTCAGTGAGGAAGCTCCTAGAGGGAGCCAAAGAAATCTACTCAGATGTGAGTGGTCTTTCCTAAGGGGGCTGGGGGTAGGAATGGCATGGGAGGAGGGTAACTAAGCATCCAGGTCCCCCAGTGAGTGGGGGAAGGATCCACTAAGGGACCTGAGAGGGTATAGCTATCTATAGGATCTTCTTTTAAATAGAAGTATGTTTCTGTAAAACAAGAAATACAGAGTACATTCAGCAAGCTTAGTCATTCCATCCCTTAAGACAGCCTGCTTCCTTCTCCTGAAAGGAAGCTACGATATGTACAGGGACTATTTCAAGGCAGATCCTTGTACCATCTTATTCTAAGGGTTCAAGTGTCTTATCATATCCCAGGGTTGTCCTGGCCCCTTTCCCTTTCATCTGATTTCTCTCAGGAAACGATATTTAAAGGGAAATCTGAACCTATCTAGTCCTAGTTCTGGAAAGGGGAAGAGCAGGTAACCTAACTCGTAgccaggaaagaagaggagagtgTCTGGCTTTCCTGCAGCATTCGGTGGTGAGTGCTCAGGCTGGAGGAAAAAGCAGCTGAAATAGTCTCTCAGGGCAGACAAGGTAATCAATCACCCTGGCCTCTAAGCAGTTTTGGCCACCCCCCTTAGAAAAGTGAAACTACAcattccccctttcctcttttatCCTGTAGACCCCGTTATCCTCAGGGGAGGAGTTGTGTCCCACCTCCATTTGGAGAGTTCTTCCACTTTTAGGGTAGGGATGGCTATAAAGCTGGGGGAATGttacctctttctccttccctgctGGGTGCTATCTCTGCTGTTACAGTGCACACACATTGTCAACTCCATGTCTCTGCCTACCTTGTTTCTTCTGTATTCTTCAGAACTCCTCTGTCTATCCTACTTTTCCCATTAGGCCCTGCAGGCAGGATGTTTTTAGAACTTTTTTAGCTTATGGGTTGGGGTTTATCCACTAAGTGAACCAGTCTTCCATGGACAAAGTCCAAGTGACACCTAGTGGCTACTTGGGACATGACTAGGCAATGAGTCTGAGAAGCAGCCACGATGGGCCTGGACAGGAGGTTCTGGAGCTGGAATTCTTTTCCAAGATCCTGATAGGAGTGTGTTTCCCACTTCCTCCCACCCTGTTCCCCTTCTCATATCCAGAATCATTTAAAATGTGGAGTTAACACATCCTCAGGGAGTCAACATGCTGCCTGAGGAGTAAGGGAGTTCTAGGGGAAGAGCTTGGTCATAACTTCGTTTAttcttccattcccttccctcccagccAGGAAGCCTGCTCTTAAGGAATTTCTTGTGGAACTTAGCAATACTGTGTGAATCTGCCCAGTCCTGCAGGTAAGGGGAGTGGGGGAGGCCCCTGGTGCCCTTAGGTGAAACAGCAGGGCTGGGATGGAGGGGGGCTGGTTCCCCCAACATAGCCCATTTGGGACTGTATACTCTCAGTCCTGACCAGACTATATTGTCTGCTTGGACATCTCTAACTCCTTTAAAATGCACGGGCTTGCAAACCTTGTCTGGCTTACAGCTAAGATGGAGCAATAGAACCCATTTTAAAGGGCTTCCCTCAGTTTTCCCTGCCTATCTTTAAACTGAAGTTTCTTTAAACTGAAGTTGCTTTCAGCAAATTCAGAAAGGGGCTAGGGCTTAATGGAAATTAATCAAATAGTCAAGCTGCTTCTTTAATAGGACCCCCATGGCCCTTAGAATAGGGgattctgccaagaaaacaaatgtttttccATATCCCTGGCCCATAGAGATCTAATGGGGCACTGTTGTTTATATAAAACATCAACAATAAAAGTAAAACTTCATATGGACATTGTTGCCAACTCTAACCAGCAGTGCCAAGGACCAAGCCTCCTCTCGTGGTGGTTCCTTGGTACCAACAGGAAAACCAAACCAAAGTCACTGTATATTTGTCTATACAAGTATACATTTGTGCAAAGAGAGCCATTTGTCACAAAGTGCCTCCTCCAGGGCCTGGGGAGCCTAAACAACCTCCTCTTGGGTCACTTTACCTGCCATTCTGCTTTCCTCTTAACAACCCAGGGACTTTCAGGCCCAATTTTCTATCCTGAAGATAGAAAGTTGCCCCTGGAAGATGGTCTCACAGCCAGGAGAAATCTCAGCCACTTTTCCAACCTCTTGGAGTGTTGGGCAGCAGTCAAGATACCTATGGGACTGAGAAGCAAATCCCTGATGTGTGCCCAGAGCTTCTTTGCTTCCATACCTCCTTACACCGACCTTCTTCCTCACTGCCAAGAGCCCTCGCCCTGGAAGGATCATATGGATTTGTCTTGGCTAGGAAAAGGGAGATGCCTGGGTGGAAGCTTCCTGTTTCTTTCTCCTGACCCTTGGTTCCcagtgatctctttggggtacctgGCTCTTCAGAGGACTTTCTCATTGCCAATCCTATTACCTGCATACCACTACCCTACTTCCTTACCCAGTTGAACATTCTTGAATCCAGtcacctccctctcctctccaaacCCATGAGAAGCAGGATAAATATATGCTTGTGGCTTTGAGACGTTTGTTCTTTGTCTTAGCCTCTTGATACTAGAGAAGTCCCTCATACTATTGTTCCCTGGGAGCTTGTGCCATTGGATTGAGAATgtataaagttatttattttgtgtactcAATTTGAAAATGTATCTTTCATATTCAATAAACCTTCAGTCTTCCCCCAGGATGACTACTCCATCCCTGTGGGCCATGACTGCTTCCTGGTTTGGGggtaggggaaagggggaagagaggagagatgtgaaaataataatagctaatgtttatatagttcttactgtgtgctagacactaagctaagtgctttacagttatctgatcctcacaaaaccttgggaagtagtTGCTGTTATTTTTCcaactttacagataaggaaactgaggctaataagttaagggacttgcccagggttacatagccagtGTCTGTGACTGAATTTAAACTTGgagcttcctgactctaggcccttcACTGTATATATATCACCAGGATTCCTTGAGTTGAGGACAATCTGATGGTGAATGACAGAGAATGTAAAGTAGCCCCAGAATCTGCTGGGAAAAGCAGCTCCTCTCATGCTAACCTTTCCCTGCCCCACTTCCTTTGTGCAGAAACATGGTCTATAAGTACATTTCTGAGGGGCTGTtgggtagcacagtagattgagagccaggagtagagatgggagatcctgggttcaaatatagcttcagacacacagcctagctgtgtgaccctgggcaagtcacttaacccccattgcctagttcttaccactcttctgccttggaaccaatacatagtattgattctaagctggaaggtaagggttaaaaataaaataaaattataaataaaagtaCATTACTTCCTTCACAAGTCTCAGGTTTTCCTTCCAATGGCATCAAAGCCAAGTCCCAAATCCTAGTAGGTCTTGGCCAGTGCCAGGTAAAGCAGAAAACCTTGCAAGTGCCCCAGAGTGGGTGGGCATTAAATTCCAATATTAATGAGCATTCAGGGATTGTGTGGAGTTCCAGGAACAGAACCTCTAACTTGTTCTGAGGGCAGCTCCCTCCTCAAAGCAGCTTCACTTAATACATGGTCATCCAAGGCTAGAACAAAGGAAGAGCCTGTGGAGAGCAAATAACCCACActtgagagaagaaaggaaatttatTGGACTTTGGGGAATAGGGAAGAAGAGCAATAGGGTTTGTGTGAGGTATCCCCAAAGCCTCTTTTCCAAGCTCCTTAGTAGCTGGACACAATTTGATTGATCCAAGAACTGAATTTGCTGATGCGTGTGTACATGGCCGGTGCCTGGATATTGCAGTTGCTTGTCCCCCAAGAGACAACACCGACTTGGACCCAAGGTGCGTTCTGCAGGTTGTTTTGTCGGCACACGAGGGGTCCTCCAGAATCACCCTGCAGAGAAATGGAGAGGATAAAGGCAAGTGAGCAGGGAGCTAGAAAGACTTGGGGGGTTCTGACACTGGAGCCTAGAGGGTAGCTGGGAACCTTGGGGCAGAGTTAGAGCCTTGGTTCTTCCTGGGAACAGTCATTTTGgctcttgagagaaaaaaataaagaatcctaaggaaaaggaagagctgGCATTCTAATGTCTTGGAACTTCTTTTGGTTTGGGGATGTTCTTGGTCTTTTGGGGACTACTTTAGTCCCTAGGGGCAGCACCAGGATTACCTGGCATGCAGATTACCTGGCAAGAGGAGGCTCCGGAGCCTCCAGCACAGATCATGGCATCCGTGATCCGGCTGCCCCAGTACTGCTGGCACTGATACACTGTCACCAGGGGCAGGACCACCTGCTGCAGCTGGGCTGGGGTGGTGTTGGCTGTAAGACCAGGCAAAAGTCATTCATTCTTCTCTCCTAGACCTACTTCTGCCTCGAATGGCCTCCCAAATGGCCCCAGAGCCCTCATGCCTGTTCTGATGCCAAAACGTTCCTccaatagaagagaaaatggccCTAATAGAAATCCCAGTCACTCTGAAGTGCCCTTTTACATACCGACACCACTGGTGCGGCCCCAGCCTGTGGTGACACAAGTGAGACCCTGAGGGAGGTTGCTGTTTGTGTTCAGACAGACTGGGGAGATGCGGTTGGTGAATTGGACAGGCGAGGACAGCTTCAGCAGAGTGAGATCGTTATTCATGGTATTGGAATTCCAGCCAGGATAGGTGATGATCTGTGGGGAGCCATCATCAGAGAAGTCAGATTAGGACCCTAAGGTCATAGGAGAGAGCCAGGTCACTAGACTCTTCCCTGGCACCTTCACCAACCCCCAAGCCCTGGTAGACAAAAAAGACACCAGCAAAAGAGTGAAGGCTTAAAAATAGTGACAGTGAACAAGGCTACTTTCGTTTCTTGATCATATAAAGATTGAGAAGAATGATTAGAAATTAATTGGACCAAAAGTCTCTACCTGACTCAGACTGGGTCCTCAGTACCCTCTTTCCCTGTGACTTAGGTGGTGAGGGTTGAGCCCCAGCACCTCCCTGACCTCAGTTCAATATCTCCCCATCTCCCAGGGCTGAGGCCTATTGGGCTCGCTCATTCCAGATGCTCACCTTTGAGATAGTCCTGACCTGAATGGGTTCTGCGCTGGACGATCGGTCGTGTTCTCCAAGGACAACCACGTGGTTTGGGCTGTGGCAAGAGTGAAATATGAGAATAGGGAGGCCTAGAAGGATACAGATCCCCTTTGGATCTGGAGAACTGGGTCTGGAGCTAACAGCAGAGCCTGGACCATGAACAGGATCATTTGGGGGGAGGGAACTACAGCCTAGGATAGAGAGCTGAAGTTATTGGACTTGGGGTGGGTTACTCTTCTTCAGAAGCCTGATTTCCTGTGATGGGGATATCAAAGGAATGTGATTTTAGGGTCCTCACCTCACATTGCAGTGGGCAGCTGTGACTACCCAGTTTTGGTTGATGAGGGAACCTCCACAGAAGTGAAAACCATTTTGCTGCTgtaacagagagaagagaggaatagTTTGTTAGGCTCATACCCAAGTTTGCAGATTAAAATCATCAGTGTGTATCGGAAGTGATGAAACACAGACATGTATCCAGGGAGTATGTGCTGGAATCAAAAGAACATTGGCTGTGTTAAAGCCAGAGGATATAGATAGGAATTCTGCCTCTGCCTACTCAATCACTTTGTTCACTGTAGTGCTAGAAAACTGGATTTTGAGTCAAATGACCTTGGTTTAAATCCAGGGTCTGCTGCTTACTATAAGCTGCATGACTTTAGTCAAGTCACagaacttttctgggcctcatcCGTAAGAGGGAGGATAGGCCgggtgacctctaaggtccctttcagctccgtCATAAgggaatcacagaatttagagaCGGAAGTGACCCTGGCTGCCTTTAGCTCAGCTCATGTATGAAGGGGAACTCAAGCCATCTCTGGAGGCAGCCCATTGCACGTTGGGACAGGCTTGAATTGCTGGGAGGATATACCTGAAAAATTAAGGCCAAAGTCGCCTCTATCCACCCAATAGTTCTTGGTTCTTGCCCAGTGGAGCTAGACAGAAGGATTTAACTTCTCTTCCACATAACAGCCCTTTAGCTACTTCAAGACGGctatttccctcttcctctcgtctctatcttcttttcttcaggctaaacatccATATCCCTAGTTCCTTTCCAGATTGTCATTTGACATTGCTTGAGGCACTTCACCAGCTGTAGAAACTCACCATCTTGTCAGACTACTTGAACTGTGGTGCCAGAACTTAACACGATATTTAGACATGGTCCGAGGAGGGCAGAATAGAAGAACTATCACTATACTCCTGGAAGctgtttattaaaataatatgacCCAATCTCATACTAGCTTTTTGGGCCATTACATCAAGTCCTGACTCATATTGACCTGGATTCCACCAACCTTACCCTGCCCCagacttttaagaaaaaaacaaaaaacctgttaccttctgtcttagaaccaatactgtgaatggttccaaggcagaagagtggtaagggctaggcagtgggggtcaagtgacttgcccagggtcacacagctgggaagtatctgaggccagatttgaacccaggatctcctgtctctaggcctggctctcaatccactgagctacccagctgcccctccagaTTCTTTTTAAGACAAGTTGCTTTCTAATCATGTCTTCCCTATCTTATATCTGTGAAATTAATGTTTTTGAATCCAAGTGTAaggttttgcctttatttttattgaatttcacCTTATTAAATtcagcccaatgctctatcccattaagatttcttttttagatTCTGATTCTGTCATCCACTATGTTAGCTATCACTTCCAATATTAGTTTCTTTGGACAAGTTTACCTAGTTttggcctcagattccttatctataaatatttctgttatcTACATAAGATTTCTTGTGAGGAAAGTGTACAGGAGTTATTAATAGGAGAGAAGGGTTTTGTCCAGAGTCTCCTTGTCCTGGAACTGCTGCCCTCTCCTCTAAACAAAGATTATGTTCCATTTTTCCCAAAGCTATGAGCCTGAAATGGTAGAGGAGGCCAGAGAACTGCTGGCCCTGGATCCAGAAGTCCCATTTCTCTTTTTACTCCCCTCCCTTATCTCCATTGCTGGCCTCTGCTAATCCTTGCCCCAAGTAAGCCATTACCTGCAGGGACACCTGCCAGGGCCAGGATCCTGGCACAGCATTTTCTCCATTGACAATCTTCTGATTGAAGTTCAGAGCCGGTGTAATGGCTGGGATCCCACAGCCTATGGTGAGCAGTACAGAACAATCCCATCATAGTTTACCATTATAAGGTCTTATGTTTAGAAAGCAAAAtctctaaaacttttttttttaaactcataccttccatcttggagtcaacactgtgtattggctccaaggcagaagcgtggtaagggctaggcaatgggggtcaagtgacttgcccagggtcacccagctgggaagtggctgaggccagatttgaacctaggacctcctgtttctaggcctggttctcaatccactgagctacccagctgccccctaaaactcTTAACAACcctataaatataattatatgtgaGGAAACAGGTTCATCAAAGTTGAGTGAGCGACCCACGATCACACAGGTGGTGGGGTCTGTGCCCAGTGAGAACAGGCCATGAAAGTTTTGAGGGATAAGGGTATGGGGTGTACCCCTTTGTTCTAAATTGCTCATCCCAAGATGTGTctgccctcctttcctcccccaaacTCCTCCCTCCTGAAGCCTGCCATATCCCCTGCCACTGTGGCTCTCCAGCCATAtggcctggggggaggggaagctgcaGCCTGAGAATTGGTGGGCAAGGGTTTGTAGGAGTTGAGTTCAAGTGGAACATGAGCCTTGTGCTGGCAGATACCAGTGACCACTGAGCAAgagaaatcacagaatctcaggatTGACGGGGCCATTAGGGAGACTGGGAGGCAGGATGAGGAGTAGAGGGTCTTGGGAGGCGGGTTATTAGGTATGATGTGTGGACATTTCCAAGAGTTTTGAAAAAGCTTGGGATAGTGAACCCGGAATCAGAACACCAGAGTTCGAGTGTCCCAGCTGCCTTGACCCaacaggtggcacagtggatagagaacccaCTAGGAGGGTCATAGCCAAAGGAAAGGGAGGGCACAGAGAATGAGGGCAAGAGATCTTTTATGACTTACCATAAGAAGAGCCAAAGAATGCCAGGCACAGGAGAGCCCACAGCATGGCCATCTCTGCTGATTCGTTTAGGACCGGTGCTGGGATAGGGCAGAGCTTTATAGAGCCTGGGAAGGAAAGACCTTGGGCTTTATTCCAATGCCTACCCAGCTGTGTCTTTCTTGCCCCTTCACATACTCTGTCTTGATAGAGGAGATTCAGAAGGAGGTGGGGCAGGTCACCTGCATTTCAGACATCTCTCAAGTCAAAGTCTGTGCCAAGATAGAGTATACATAGAAGGATGGGCTCCCCCAGGCCTAAATATACCAGCAAACAGGTGTAAGACTCCCACCAGCTTGATTAGGAGGTTGCCCTTCCCTCTGAGGCTGTAGTATTTCCCAAGGGAACAGGTTGGGTATGGGTACAGAAAAGGTCTTCCTTCAAATAGTCGTTCTTAGAGCTCTAAAACccagagaaaaggggaagggtgAAAGGAGTGGAGTGGGTGGGAAAAGATCCTGGGATGCTCTCTCTCTTTGGCTGGTTTCTTGGAAGGTTCTGTACAGCTACATACCCCCTGCCTATAAAGACTTCCATGCAGATACCATTCTTCCcctcaaaaagaaattgaaactgGACCAGaagatgggaggggggaggggtaaAGTAGTGTTGTGGATGGAAAGCCAGTCCTATCTCATGGCTTGAGTTCACTTTTCCCCAGTGATGGAAGCTTGATTGGGAATTAAACCCTCCCATTCTTAACTGGTTGCCAGAAGCCCATGGTCTAGATGCTAATGAATACTTGTTGAGATTTGTGAAGGCAGGGAGATGGGATGAGGCCATGTCTAAGGACAAGAATGGAGGTGAGGGTTAGATGCCCAACAGAAAGTGATCTGGAAAGAATGCCGGatttctggatttggaatcaagccTCAGTTCTACTACGTATTACACATGCGACCCTGGACACACTACTCCTTGTTCTGCTTCTTACCCATTTATactgatctctaaggttcctcaGAGCTCTAGCTCCCATGGTgctagagagggagggagatctGGGATTTGTGGGGGTCGGAGAAGATGTAGAAAACAATGGAGGGAAACATGGGTGAGTAGTTTGTGTTAGTTTGAGGAGTCTGGTGGCCACTCAAATTCACAAACTTCTACTGGTCCTCTTTCATGCCAAACCTTGTGCTAGATGCTATGGGCAGTACAGAAGGCAGTCCCTGTACTTGCTGTAGTTTGGGAGGATTGACATGTCAGGGAATTGGAGACCAGTGTGGCCCATGCCAGGACTGAATGCATAATGTGACACAGACAccaggcagagatgagaaaggcAGAAGTGTGTGTGGGTATGGGTAGATGTAATTGCGTGAGGTGGGGAGAAAGTAGAAAGACAAGAGGAAAGGTGGGACGATCTGTATGACAAAGCAGCCTAATTTGATAGGGCTCAGGTAGGATTAAGGATTGATAAAAGCCAGAGAAATTAAGGAGGGAGGGTTGAGGGAAGCTCCTTCTGTGGATTTAGGGATTCCCAGAGCCATGTCCTTGCCAGGCTAGAATATAAACTAGAGAGGGTGGGaagctctttccctctcctcctgtcCACAACCCTAGGCTTATCAGTAACCAGGTGTAAGACTCTCACCAACATATTCTCCATTGGTGAGGCGAATTGCCCTTCCTCTCCAGGTATCAAGTGTCCCCTCCCCCAGATATTTCTGGGACTGGTTGACTTCTCTAAATCCTATAGGCAAGGTAGGAGTATGAGGAAGACTGCTGATCATCAGGCAGAGACAATTCTGCCATAGTTCCTTCCCTGagactttctcctcttttccttctctttccctttttcttcccctccctttccctctccctgtctctttccctctcctttttcctctctttattttctctctccctctagcccaaagctctctttctctttctatttggAGGGAATTGAAATGGGATCTCTTTAACAGGTACAGTCAGCATGGGAGGAAATTGGAAGAATGGAATTTGTTTTCCAGAGGGTCAGACTCTAAAATCTAAATACAGATGTCCACCCCAGAAAACCCAATGAGGCAAGGCAcactaagatcccttctagctctaaatcttttcgttattctttttttttcctgttctaaattcattcccttcccttcctccacccactgagaagataagaaaaacaaatcctgTTAGAAATATGTATAGTTATGTCAGACATACTTCTGTATTAGCCatgttcaaaagaaaagcaagaaaaagaaagaggaaaaattttaCTTTTGATCTGTACTATTgaatctttttgttcttttatctgGTAGTGCATCATGAATCCTTTGTGATAGATCATCATTATCATATTGatcagttactaagtctttcagagttgcttatctttataatattgctgttaccttgtagattgttctcctggttgtgctcactTCACTTCTAATAAGTTCGAATAGGATTTCCTgaatctgtgttttttttttccccctgaaactgtccccttcatcattccttatagcacaatagaattccatcatatTCACATAATCACAGCTTGTTCAACCATCCCCAAATGATgggaattctttcattttctaattctttgtcaccataaaaagtctagctctaaatcttatgataaGCATAAATAACTAGCAACAATCCATTCTACCCCACTACTCTCCAGCACTTAACTCTTCTATTTCAGAATGcctaatactatacatatatatacaccacTTCAGTATGTCTAccactaaatgaaaaaaaaatagaatatagtatgactagatctcaaactatattataaagcagttgtATAAACTATTCTCTTATTGGTTAAAAATAGAGAAGTCAATTAATGGAACAGAGTAGGTAAGCAAGACTCAGAAGTAATATAACATATTAgtctagtgttcaataaatccaagAAACTACAATAAAAGGGAAAGACTGAAAATCAGTTTGGCAGAAAATAGGTTTAGACCAGCAACTTATAGCATATGCTAAAAAAGCTTCAAATCAGTACTCTGCCTAAATATAAAAGGccatattatgaaaa encodes:
- the CTRL gene encoding chymotrypsin-like protease CTRL-1, whose product is MAMLWALLCLAFFGSSYGCGIPAITPALNFNQKIVNGENAVPGSWPWQVSLQQQNGFHFCGGSLINQNWVVTAAHCNVSPNHVVVLGEHDRSSSAEPIQVRTISKIITYPGWNSNTMNNDLTLLKLSSPVQFTNRISPVCLNTNSNLPQGLTCVTTGWGRTSGVANTTPAQLQQVVLPLVTVYQCQQYWGSRITDAMICAGGSGASSCQGDSGGPLVCRQNNLQNAPWVQVGVVSWGTSNCNIQAPAMYTRISKFSSWINQIVSSY